The region TCGCGCCTGGATCGCACAGTCGACACAGATCTGGTGGGTGACCTGCTCTTCTTTCCTCCAGGTATGGGCTTCACCGGTCTCTACGCCGGGCCGCGCCTCACAGAAGGTACATCCGGAGAGTGTTTACTGCATCAGGCAGTCTCCTCGCCGGCGTTGTAGGCGGCCGTCCAGCCTTTGTGGAAGACGGCGAGCTGGGTGACCGATTCGAACGCTTCACTACTCGGCTCGTGGATGAACACGCACTTTTCGGCGATTGGGATGACGATGCCTGCGTCGACGAGGTCACTGACGAGTTGACGGGCTGTCTCGTCGTCGACGTCCGCCGTTGCGACGCGGGCGGCATCCTGATCGTGAGTGATGAGTTTGGCTTCGAATCGTTCGTGGTCGGCTGACGTGTCGTTGACTGCATCGGGGCCTGTCATGGTAGATCTCGCAGGACGCGCGAGAGCGCCTCACGCATTCTGGCGCAGATACACAGTCACAGCTGCTGGATTGCCTACTCGTCTCACAGGGCCGCGATCCGCTCTTCGACCTCGTCGAGGATAAGCGTCAGTACGTCGCGATGGTCGGTCGGCCAGGATGCGTCGTCACTGGGTAGCAAAGCAGCTATTGATGGCTAAGGAGGCGCTGAGAACCCTGTCGCTCACTCGTCTTCGAGCGCAGCGTAGATCTCTGCGTGGCGGCGTCCATCAAGCTTCCCCATCTCGAGGGCGATCTGGTGGCGTTCGGCGTCGCTCTCGGCTGCCTGATACCGCTCGTAGAGCTGGCGGACTTCGTCGTCGATCGCCGTCGAGGAATCGGTGCTGGACGCCATTGTTCTGTTGAGCATACGCTGTGTGTCCCTTTATCAGTTGCGACGAGCACAGGCCCGGAAGTAGATGACTGCAGTATCTGTGTCGACCGCGGCTTCGTCGGTTGCAAAGCGGTGCAAGAGGGCCCGAATTTCATCACCGTAGTCGAACGTGTACCCGTTCAGCATATAGAACACGACCACCGTTCGGAGCGCTGTTCGTTTGTTCCCGTCGACGAATGGATGATCCGCAACGAGCAACCGCATCAGATGGACTGCTTTGTGATGGATCGTCTCAGGCACCTCCCCGAAGAACCCCTCCGAGATGTACTGCAACGCGGAGACAATCGCGTCTTCTGACCGAACTCCTGGTTCCGTGGTGTCGCCTTCTGCCACGATCTGTTCGTGGAGATCCAGAACGAGTTCGACAGAGGGATACGCGAGATCGTCAGTCACGTACCCGACTTTTTCACGCCGCCCGTTAACCGTTTCTCAACTGTCGAGATCAGGCCTCGTCGACAGCGTGGGGCGGCCCAGTTATCGGTTGTCTCCGTCAGCGTTGTCGACAGTCATCGCGTCACCGCCGTCGATCTCCAACTCGTTGAGCGACGCGCCCGACACCTCGATGGCACAGTGCTCGTGAACGACGGGCTGGATCGCCTGCAGGATCCTCTCCGCAGCCAGCAGTGAGACCTCGAGATCTTTGGCCATCAGGCGCGGGTCATCTCTCCTCGTCCGCGAGCGACCACGTAAGTGAGCGCCGTCGCGAGGCCGGTGACGCCGTGGCGGTCGATGTCGGTATCAATGTTGTCGTTGGTTTCTCGACGCCCGACCGCGTCGATCAGCGCCGACATGATCGTGTACTCGCCGTCACCCACGGCCGTCGTCACGGTCAGATGGGACACCTACATTCTCTCGCGTGAATTCACGCTCGAGCCACGCACGCAGGTCACGCTTCATGCTGGCAGCGGAACAGACTCCCCGATCGATCTTTACTGGAGCATTGGCAGTGCAATCCGGAACGACGGCGGTGACACGATTATCGTACAAAACAACAGCGGGACAACCGTCCTTCAGAAGAACGGCTACTGACGACTGATGGAGTATACACGCCGGCTGTAGATCGATTCGAGGACAAGCTCGCTGTGCTCTTGCTCGAAGCTAATGACAAGACAGTCGGCGAAACCGTCATCGGTCGAAAGCAACTCCTCGACGACGGACGACACGTCGACGCGGTGTTGAGCATCGAACACGGGGACGATGAGGTGGTCACAATCACGTACGACACAGACAGGCAGTGGACCGTTCAGAAGAGATCCACCAGCGATTCGACGACCGCTCCCGGCGGCTATCATCACCAGAAGACGACTCAAACTCGACCTGCTCGAACTTTTGTAGGCGAAAGAACCCCGCCGTTTACCGCGAGGAGGCTGTTACTTTGAGTCTTCCATATCATCCACTCGCTCCCGAAACTGTTTACATTTCTCTTCGATCTCGTCTTCGCTATAGTGATCCAGCATCGCGTCGTGGTCGTACTCGAGTCGAATCGAAATATAACAGGTGTCTCCGTCGTCGACTAGCCAATCGGGGAGGTGCTCCGGATGAAGCTGTATCTGAGCCGCTGAATCTCCAGAGTCGATGTGGAGAGTTCGAACGCTCGGTTGCTGAATTCAAAGCCAAAAATTTCTCCTTCGAACTCATGAGTCGAGACGGTCTTATCAAGAGATTCAACCGTGTCGAGACGGCAGTCAGTTACTGCCACTTGGACATCAGAAGATGCGGTGAAGTAGCAGCCGTCAGTCGGTAAAAAGCGGGGTGGATAGTAGATCAATTCGGAGTGTTTCTCACCCACAGTTGGGTGACGTGGGAGATCGGCCACGATGCCATCTTATTTATCTGACGCTGCTAGTTCTTCGATGCTTGCTCTGAATTCAGGCATATCGTTCTCACATCTCGCGGCGGTCGGAATCACTCTTGGCCGCTTGGTATCCCTCGTACGGCTGGCGGACTTCGTCATCGGCCGCCGTCGAGGAATCGGTACTGGACGCTATTGCCCGGTTAGACACACTCGCGGTAACGTTTTCGTTATTGATGACCCGCTGAGACGATTAAGAGAACGATAGCCGCTTTCTGTCGTAGCTTCCGTCATACAGGTAGTGACGCTACCCGTCTAGAAGCGCCAGCAACTGGGTGACGTACGGACTGTTGTCCCAGCTTCGATGTGGGCTGATCGCGGCAATCAGCGTTCGCGCCTCCCCGTTGGTCATGTGGCCGTTTCGGGCGTAGTCACAGATGAGACGCGGCGTCGGCACGATGCGCGGCCCCTGCAACACTGCGTAAATCAATGGGAAATTCGTCCCGCCAAACTCGTCGGTGAGGAAGCCGTCGACAGCGAGAGCGTTCGCGAGGACGATTCCATCGGTTTCGCTACTATCGAGGCCGAACGTCGGCCGTGAGTCCGGGGTCTCCACACGTTCGTATGGGTCCCCAGTTCGTTCCCAGCAATCAGGAGGTTACTGATCGATGACAACTGAGCAGACGTCGAGGCTCTCATCGATAACGATTGCTGCTGTTCTTTCCTCTCCATCGATCTCGACCCGCACACGGAGCGGATTCGAGGAAACAATTCGTATTCTTGGGTCCGGGAGTTCCCACTCGTACTGATCGATATCGATCCCGATGTCGGTCAGAGCCGTCGTTGCGCTCGGGTCAAGCAAGAGGAGAAACAGAATCCGGGGGCCGACGCGAAAGGAACACGAGTCGCAGTCGATCGTCACCGTAGGCTCGTTCCCCTCCTCGAGGGCGTCCGCTCGAATCTGGGACGTCGTCGGCCCCGCGCAGAACGGACATTGGCCGGAGTGCGCCAATTGGACGTGGTGTTTACAGCGCCTGTGGGCGACGCGAACGGCGTCGTCGTCGCTTCGGTTCTCGAACCCGTGCTTCGGGAACGGGTACGAAAACCCGACCCACTCCGCACAGGAGTCACAGTCGACCGATAAGAAGCCTCGTTCGTAGGTCCCGACTGGCTCACTGCCACAGCTTGGACACGCCGAATCAACCGTGAACCGTGTTCGGTCGATATCTTGATTGGGCTGGTAAGCGAGGACCGTTCGATACAACGCAGTCGTGGCCGCCGTCGGCACATATCCATCGTCAACCTTCTCGACATATATCCCTCGGAGCTTCCCGAGGTGGTAGTTGAACTTCCCACTGTCCTGCATGTCGACGGCGTCCATCAACTCTGCGTATGTGCAGGGTTCGGTGTACGCCGCTACCCACTCGTCGATCAGTGCCGCTAGGATCTCCAGGCGGATCTCGTGACCGAGCAACGAGAACGCCTCTCGCATCGGCGGGTGCTCTGCACGATCATCTGTCATACTGGCTGTTCACTCGAGTCCACAATGGGTGTTCTGCCTCGTCGTCGATGCCTCCCTCGTGTGCGACTGTGTCTCGTGAAACTGGCTTCGCAAAACAGCTACTACTATACTCGTCCTATCAATAATCGTCATGTCAGAAACAGTTGAACCTGATGACTACGGGATGCTCGTGTATTTTCTGTTTTTTCTCGGTGCGATCTTTGTCGGACCGCTCGAAGCAGTGCTCGGTTTGGCGGCCTACTGGTTGCTTCGAGGCGACGACGAGGTCTCGGTCAACTAGCCATCTATCCGGTCAGACCCGTTCTCAATCTCGATTTGAAACGTGATCTCCCGCCCAGAGATACTTACTTGGTTCATCACGCATTGATCGGTAGAACTCGTGGGTATTCCTGCGGTCGTCCTCACGTAGTACGGAGACCTCTTGAAATCGTGGGACGAGGCTGGCAGCGGTCCAGAAGTTCGGGCGATCTTGGAGCTGGAAGTGGAGGTGGGGTTCGCCGGAATGACCTGAGTTACCACATTCACCAATGACCTCACCGCGCTCGACGTGATCGCCCGGAGAGACAGAAACACTCCCTTCTCGGAGATGGGCCAGGAGGCTATACTCGTCGCCAGCGTGCTTGATCACGACGTGATTGCCACGAATATCCCAGGTTCGCCACTCCAGCCACCCGCCTCCCGGTCGCGGATAATCTCGGAGACAGTCTTTTGTTTTCACGACTGTGCCGGCAGCGGGCGAACGGATTGGCTTGCCAAACACATGGTACTCCGCAAGTTCGATGCCGTCGCCCGAGTGGGTCGCTCCGTCCTCGTCGGTAATGACGAAATCGTAGGCGTAGCGTTGTGCGACGAGCATCCACGAGTGTGAGGTCGCCTCAGTGACGCCGCCGTTGATGACCGTCCACTGACCGTCGAACGGGAGCGCTAAATCCGTCTCGGGGACGTAACGCTCTCGATTCGGATAGCGCCGTCGGTAGCGCACCATCGCAACCGACTGACCACCGAATTGGAGCGCCTGTGTGAGAATCCCCCAGGGTGTAATACTCCAGCCAAGTGCCGAGACTATGTACCTAACTTTCTCACCGCTGCTGGTCTCGTAGGCATAGCCATGCCCATCTTCTTCGTCACTCTCGATGGTCTGGAAGACCACCGGCAGAATCCCAGCCAAGAGGAAAAACACTAGTGCGAGGGAATCGAACGTCTCGGTCCGCATCACCAGCAATCCCGACGCGCTGAATCCGCCGAACACCACCCAGAAATTGAGATTAGCCATCCAGAGGACGGCACGACGGGGGAGCGACCAGAGGGACCGCTGCCCATCTGATGACTCTGTGGCCCCTGTCGTCCGGTCGGCCATATGGGTCAAGTACCGCTGCTCCACAATTAGTGATTTGCGAAACCGATCTCACGAGACGGAGTACCACATTCCCGTGCTTGTATTCCCTCGACGAGCGTATCTCCTGAAAGGCCCTCCTGGTCGTGGCTGCGCGCGAAGCAAAGTGAGCACGGAGCGGAGGGTGTGGCGGTGGGGTCTGGACCGGTCCGGTATACAAAAAGAGGACTGCGTCAGCTGGCTACTCTTCCCACCACCGACCGCGCTCCGGGAACTCGATCCGCGACCACCCGGTCAGCGAGAGTGAGCACCGACCTTTGTACCAGTTCTTGGCTGCTGCCTGGAACCTGACCGTCTCCCCTTCACGCACCACGTGTACACCGTGGTTTGGGAACCGAGGTGTTTCCAGAACGAGCATCGGACGACCTTTGTCCGAGAGCGGATCGGTCCCCCAGATAATGTCGCCGCGTTCCAGTTCCTCGAACGCGGTCACCGAACTTCCTCCATCTCGTCAGTTTTCAACTCCTCGAGATTTTCCTCGCCGTACTGCTCGTTTGCAGTCTGGTGGTGCTGGTGAAGCCGGTAGGCTGCTCGAAGCCGGTCCTCGTTGTCTGTGATCGCCCAGTACGGGCGCTTGTGCCGCACAAGACCCCGTTCCTTCAGTCGCGAGAGGATCGCACTGACGGCGT is a window of Natrinema salaciae DNA encoding:
- a CDS encoding type II toxin-antitoxin system death-on-curing family toxin, producing MTDDLAYPSVELVLDLHEQIVAEGDTTEPGVRSEDAIVSALQYISEGFFGEVPETIHHKAVHLMRLLVADHPFVDGNKRTALRTVVVFYMLNGYTFDYGDEIRALLHRFATDEAAVDTDTAVIYFRACARRN
- a CDS encoding winged helix-turn-helix domain-containing protein, with the protein product MTDDRAEHPPMREAFSLLGHEIRLEILAALIDEWVAAYTEPCTYAELMDAVDMQDSGKFNYHLGKLRGIYVEKVDDGYVPTAATTALYRTVLAYQPNQDIDRTRFTVDSACPSCGSEPVGTYERGFLSVDCDSCAEWVGFSYPFPKHGFENRSDDDAVRVAHRRCKHHVQLAHSGQCPFCAGPTTSQIRADALEEGNEPTVTIDCDSCSFRVGPRILFLLLLDPSATTALTDIGIDIDQYEWELPDPRIRIVSSNPLRVRVEIDGEERTAAIVIDESLDVCSVVIDQ
- a CDS encoding M23 family metallopeptidase — translated: MADRTTGATESSDGQRSLWSLPRRAVLWMANLNFWVVFGGFSASGLLVMRTETFDSLALVFFLLAGILPVVFQTIESDEEDGHGYAYETSSGEKVRYIVSALGWSITPWGILTQALQFGGQSVAMVRYRRRYPNRERYVPETDLALPFDGQWTVINGGVTEATSHSWMLVAQRYAYDFVITDEDGATHSGDGIELAEYHVFGKPIRSPAAGTVVKTKDCLRDYPRPGGGWLEWRTWDIRGNHVVIKHAGDEYSLLAHLREGSVSVSPGDHVERGEVIGECGNSGHSGEPHLHFQLQDRPNFWTAASLVPRFQEVSVLREDDRRNTHEFYRSMRDEPSKYLWAGDHVSNRD
- a CDS encoding MarR family transcriptional regulator, with protein sequence MSSGTIDIDEFENADDDEFEDRNDTERIVLFLDENDDRAWKAATIATQLELDTDAVSAILSRLKERGLVRHKRPYWAITDNEDRLRAAYRLHQHHQTANEQYGEENLEELKTDEMEEVR